In Oncorhynchus clarkii lewisi isolate Uvic-CL-2024 chromosome 24, UVic_Ocla_1.0, whole genome shotgun sequence, one DNA window encodes the following:
- the LOC139382905 gene encoding dehydrogenase/reductase SDR family member 13-like → MYTYLLVGLVVGIAYIYHSVVVKGKRCTSKAKLHGKTVIVTGSNTGIGKMTALDLARRGARVILACRSKRRAEAALADIKRESGSNEVVFIQLDLGSLKSVRSFAETFLKTEPRLDLLINNAGIYMPGTTEDGLGMMFSVNHIGPFLLTNLLLDRMKECGPSRVVNVSSIGHNFGTIDFNCLSTHKELGVGNSATDVFNIYANSKLCNVLFTHELAKRLQGTNVTCYTLHPGAINSELFRNVSKVFMILMKPFLMFFFKDTVAGSQTTLHCALQEGLEPLSGCYFSNCTVRNLYAKARDNAVAKKLWEVSESLSGLSS, encoded by the exons atgtATACCTATTTGCTTGTCGGTTTGGTAGTTGGTATTGCATATATTTATCACAGTGTTGTGGTTAAAGGAAAGAGATGCACAAGTAAAGCAAAACTGCATGGGAAAACTGTCATCGTAACTG GAAGTAACACAGGCATAGGGAAGATGACAGCTCTAGATCTGGCCAGAAGAGGTGCCAGAGTCATCCTGGCCTGCCGCAGCAAACGGAGAGCTGAGGCCGCGCTCGCTGACATCAAGAGG GAGAGCGGGAGCAATGAGGTGGTGTTCATTCAGCTGGATCTGGGGAGTCTGAAGTCTGTTCGCTCCTTTGCTGAAACCTTCCTAAAGACTGAGCCCAGACTCGACCTGCTCATCAACAATGCAG GTATTTACATGCCAGGCACCACAGAGGACGGCTTGGGGATGATGTTTAGTGTCAACCACATCGGTCCCTTCCTGTTGACCAACCTGCTGTTAGACCGTATGAAGGAGTGTGGTCCGAGTCGAGTGGTCAACGTGTCATCCATCGGTCATAACTTCGGCACCATCGACTTCAACTGTTTGAGCACTCACAAGGAGTTAGGAGTTGGAAATTCTGCCACAGATGTTTTCAACATCTACGCCAACAGCAAGCTGTGTAATGTTCTCTTCACGCATGAGCTGGCCAAGAGACTGCAGGGCACAAATGTTACCTGCTACACCCTTCACCCAG GAGCCATCAACTCTGAACTGTTTCGCAATGTCAGCAAGGTGTTCATGATTTTGATGAAGCCTTTCCTCATGTTCTTCTTCAAGGACACTGTGGCGGGGTCTCAGACCACCCTACACTGTGCCCTGCAGGAGGGCCTGGAGCCCCTCTCTGGATGCTACTTTTCTAACTGTACAGTCAGGAACCTCTATGCTAAGGCCAGAGACAACGCGGTGGCCAAGAAGCTATGGGAAGTCAGTGAGAGTCTGAGTGGCCTATCCTCTTAA
- the LOC139382875 gene encoding PHD finger protein 12-like, with protein MWDKMETPTIVYDLDTSGGLMEQIQTLLAPPKSEDGEKRNRRSERDVRRKSRATNHDICDSCHEGGDLLCCDHCPAAFHLQCCNPPLSEEMLPPGDWMCHRCNVRRKKREQKAGPTNGLLERERPLSKRSSPPAAELERGTTTITTTTLRLDRLPPGVGAAGPGLRVAAVHLERLEHLERRASSRPGTPTSNTSSTDTATPSEEQNEADEMAKAEEVVVEAQCSEPEQATATHTPTPRLLKRPFQLLIAAAMERNPSQFQLPNELTCTTALPGSTKRRRKEELIMKTFRRPPHEMDPNGLVPLPVRVCFSCTRNCRMAPLVQCDYCPLLFHMDCLDPPLTAMPTGRWMCPNHMEHLVLNRRSLSLTSRCKLLDQFQDRISQHAVKVDFLRWVHRQNPPVRSGVHHKTKALKVPDAIKSQYKNPPAMLAPAAVRNGELICNGIPNQDCSPQHFTSQAEQQEWLRDVMALQCSIMRHLSGKQKSSSDWDSEQTDIKPCVALESSSTLPLAERTASALPAPCSKPCNTSDGPQGAPVLKELSQGQESCCCTVRPCLKCRKHNGPLTEQPVQANGPLACDAASGACRQTELQLHILNPLASLPISALGLPNHLRRGVVVKTERGSPLESCTQKGCSPSTCAATGQDVKSQAYGTPPGKTGATPLSCFSELKLGPSPNLGVHVFTPPRAVKDSSTARQPTTTPPCFSLGPDLKGSSMFPSSLSTSIADLSGGMKAMMEGDGEMELSNLDEELVKLLAWQRIQQLFPPKAPPTPQGSGLTAPPTISVALKPQSPVPRTEEEPKVQARATFYPLMGKGGAINMSYRTLYIGAGADMDVCLTNYGHCNYVSGKHACIFYDGNTKHYELLNYSEHGTTVDNVLYSCDFSEKASPSPVSGLVSKVQGIVRHCKMREQEEGAEAGPGPRTGLMPSGGVMSCQPQGGSRLPCNCKASSSSLIGGSGAGWEGTALLHHGSYIKLGCMQFVFSIVEFTSKQPKEEGTTGTANTTPASTTPSQEEADKQTIKLHQVHLGSIAQTLSFSPLCSQT; from the exons ATGTGGGACAAAATGGAGACGCCAACGATTGTGTACGACTTGGATACCTCTGGGGGCTTAATGGAG CAAATTCAAACACTGCTCGCACCCCCCAAGTCAGAGGATGGCGAAAAGAGGAATCGGAGGAGTGAAAGGGACGTTCGGAGAAAGAGCAGGGCCACCAACCACGACATCTGTGATAGTTGTCATGAGGGAGGGGACCTTCTGTGTTGTGACCATTGTCCTGCCGCCTTCCATCTACAATGTTG TAACCCACCATTGAGTGAAGAAATGCTACCTCCTGGTGACTGGATGTGTCATCGCTGCAACGTACGGAGAAAG AAGCGGGAGCAGAAGGCTGGGCCGACAAATGGCCTGCTGGAGAGGGAGAGGCCCCTCTCCAAGCGCTCCTCCCCCCCCGCAGCTGAACTGGAGCGGGgcaccaccaccattactaccactacgTTGCGCCTGGACAGGCTGCCCCCCGGGGTCGGAGCAGCAGGACCCGGGCTGCGGGTGGCTGCCGTACATCTGGAGCGTCTGGAGCACCTTGAGCGGCGGGCCAGCAGCCGACCGGGCACGCCAACATCCAACACCTCCTCCACGGACACGGCCACCCCCTCGGAGGAGCAGAACGAGGCTGACGAGATGGCCAAGgcggaggaggtggtggtggaggcccAGTGCTCGGAACCTGAGCAAGCCACCGCCACCCATACCCCCACACCACGGCTCCTCAAGAGGCCCTTTCAGCTGCTCATTGCCGCTGCAATGGAGAGGAACCCCTCGCAGTTCCAGCTGCCCAACGAGCTCACTTGCACCACAGCACTGCCAGGCAGCACTAAacggaggaggaaagaggagctgATCATGAAGACTTTCAGGAGGCCACCGCATGAGATGGACCCCAACGGCCTCGTTCCTCTGCCAGTCAGGGTTTGCTTCTCCTGCACCAG GAACTGCAGAATGGCCCCCCTGGTTCAGTGTGACTATTGCCCCCTGCTCTTCCACATGGACTGCCTGGACCCCCCACTCACTGCCATGCCCACAGGCAGGTGGATGTGCCCCAACCATATGGAGCACTTGGTG CTGAACCGGCGGAGCCTGTCCCTTACCAGCCGTTGCAAGCTCTTAGACCAGTTCCAGGACAGAATATCCCAGCATGCAGTCAAGGTGGACTTCCTGCGATGGGTCCACCGACAGAACCCGCCTGTCCGCAGCGGTGTCCACCACAAGACGAAGGCGCTCAAG GTACCCGACGCTATTAAGTCCCAGTACAAGAACCCCCCGGCCATGTTGGCTCCTGCAGCGGTGCGTAACGGGGAGCTGATCTGTAATGGCATCCCAAACCAGGACTGCTCCCCTCAGCATTTTACCAGCCAGGCGGAGCAACAGGAG TGGCTTAGAGACGTCATGGCGCTCCAGTGCAGCATCATGCGACATTTATCTGGCAAGCAGAAGTCCTCGTCAGACTGGGACTCTGAACAGACAGACATTAAGCCCTGTGTGGCTTTAGAGAGCAGCAGCACTCTGCCCCTTGCAGAAAGGACAGCTTCTGCCCTGCCTGCCCCCTGCTCTAAGCCCTGCAATACATCTGATGGCCCCCAGGGAGCCCCTGTATTGAAGGAACTCTCGCAGGGCCAGGAGAGCTGCTGCTGCACGGTGAGGCCCTGTCTGAAGTGCAGGAAACACAACGGACCCCTGACGGAACAGCCTGTGCAAGCCAATGGGCCATTAGCGTGTGACGCTGCCTCAGGtgcctgcagacagacagagctccAGCTGCACATACTCAACCCCCTAGCCTCACTCCCAATCTCTGCTCTGGGGCTGCCCAATCACCTGAGAAGAGGGGTTGTGGTTAAAACGGAGAGGGGCAGCCCCCTGGAGTCTTGCACCCAGAAAGGTTGTTCCCCTTCGACGTGTGCAGCTACAGGGCAGGATGTCAAGAGTCAGGCCTACGGGACTCCTCCAGGCAAGACAGGGGCCACCCCTCTGAGCTGCTTCAGTGAGCTGAAGCTCGGCCCCAGCCCCAACCTGGGTGTCCATGTCTTTACCCCACCCAGAGCCGTTAAAGACTCCAGCACAGCAAGACAGCCCACCACCACACCTCCCTGTTTCTCCTTAGGGCCAGATCTAAAGGGCAGCTCCATGTTCCCCagctccctctccacctccataGCAGACCTGTCTGGTGGCATGAAGGCCATGATGGAAGGGGATGGGG AGATGGAGCTGAGTAACCTGGATGAGGAGTTGGTCAAACTCCTGGCCTGGCAGAGGATACAGCAGCTGTTTCCCCCCAAAGCGCCCCCAACCCCCCAAGGCAGCGGTCTAACCGCTCCTCCCACCATCAGCGTCGCCCTCAAACCTCAGTCTCCCGTACCACGCACAGAGG AAGAACCGAAGGTGCAGGCGAGAGCAACATTCTATCCACTCATGGGGAAGGGAGGAGCCATCAACATGTCTTATAGGACCCTGTACATAGGAGCTG GTGCTGACATGGATGTGTGCCTTACAAACTATGGTCATTGTAATTATGTATCTGGAAAACACGCCTGCATCTTTTACGACGGG AACACCAAGCACTACGAGCTGCTCAACTACAGTGAGCATGGGACCACGGTGGACAACGTACTCTACTCCTGTGACTTCTCTGAGAAGGCCTCCCCCAGCCCGGTTAGTGGCCTGGTGTCCAAAGTGCAGGGCATTGTcc GCCATTGTAAGatgagagagcaggaggagggggcTGAGGCAGGGCCCGGCCCCAGGACTGGCCTGATGCCATCAGGAGGAGTGATGAGTTGCCAGCCCCAGGGAGGATCCAGGCTCCCCTGCAACTGTAAGGCCAGCAGTTCCAGCCTGATTGGTGGCAGCGGGGCTGGCTGGGAGGGCACAGCGCTGCTTCACCACGGCAGCTACATCAAACTGGGCTGCATGCAGTTTGTCTTCAGCATTGTTGAGTTCACCAGCAAGCAGCCCAAAGAAGAGGGAACCACTGGCACCGCCAATACCACCCCTGCCAGTACCACCCCCAGCCAAGAGGAGGCAGACAAACAGACTATCAAGCTCCACCAAGTGCACCTTGGTTCCATAGCCCAAACTCTCTCTTTTTCACCTCTTTGCAGTCAAACCTAA